A window of Xiphophorus hellerii strain 12219 chromosome 7, Xiphophorus_hellerii-4.1, whole genome shotgun sequence contains these coding sequences:
- the piga gene encoding phosphatidylinositol N-acetylglucosaminyltransferase subunit A isoform X2, which translates to MGQRRKVGSTNTPSSQNESADASKVHSRKHNICMVSDFFYPNMGGVESHIYQLSQCLIEKGHKVMYNQSTATTCFHSLPLLRCVFVRERITVVHAHSSFSAMAHDALFHAKTLGLNTVFTDHSLFGFADVSSVLTNKLLTVSLCDTNHIVCVSYTSKENTVLRAALNPEIVSVIPNAVDPTDFTPDPSQRPPDRITIVVISRLVYRKGIDLLGGIIPELCLKHPDLHFLIGGEGPKRLVLEEVREKYQLHDRVRLLGALEHKDVRGVLVQGHIFLNTSLTEAFCMAIVEGASCGLQVVSTRVGGIPEVLPEDLITLCEPTVRSLCAGLEKVIAKQRSGSVPFPTSIHSRVKNLYTWKNVAERTERVYDRVAGEEVLPLDRRLRRLRSHCGPVAGSLFALFAVLDFLFLLLLRWLAPDRHMDMAVDATGPNGLWKENRKNSDAGC; encoded by the exons ATGGGCCAGAGAAGGAAAGTTGGATCTACGAACACTCCCTCATCTCAGAATGAATCTGCAGACGCTTCCAAGGTCCACAGCCGGAAGCACAACATCTGCATGGTGTCGgactttttttatccaaatatgGGAGGAGTAGAAAGTCATATTTACCAGCTGTCTCAGTGTCTGATCGAAAAGGGACACAAG GTGATGTACAACCAGTCCACAGCCACCACCTGCTTCCACAGCCTCCCTCTGCTGCGCTGTGTTTTTGTCAGGGAGCGCATCACTGTGGTGCACGCACACAGCTCCTTCTCTGCAATGGCCCATGATGCACTGTTCCACGCCAAGACGTTGGGCCTGAACACG gtGTTCACTGACCACTCTCTCTTCGGCTTTGCTGACGTCAGTTCCGTGTTGACCAACAAGCTCCTGACCGTGTCGCTGTGTGACACCAACCACATCGTGTGCGTCTCGTACACCAGTAAGGAGAACACGGTTCTGCGGGCAGCACTCAACCCAGAGATTGTGTCCGTTATCCCCAACGCCGTCGACCCCACGGATTTCACCCCGGACCCTTCACAGCGTCCACCCGACCGGATAACAATTGTTGTCATCAGCCGGCTTGTCTACCGTAAAG GAATTGATCTGCTTGGTGGAATAATCCCAGAACTTTGCCTCAAACATCCCGATCTGCATTTCTTAATTGGCGGTGAGGGACCGAAGAGACTCGTGCTGGAGGAAGTGAGAGAAAAATACCAACTTCATGACAG GGTACGTCTGCTCGGTGCCCTGGAACATAAAGACGTGCGAGGCGTCTTGGTTCAAGGTCACATCTTCCTTAACACATCGTTGACCGAGGCCTTCTGCATGGCCATCGTGGAGGGAGCCAGCTGTGGACTGCAG GTGGTGAGCACTCGAGTGGGTGGAATTCCTGAGGTGTTACCTGAGGATCTGATCACACTGTGTGAGCCGACCGTTCGCTCCTTGTGTGCCGGTTTGGAAAAGGTAATTGCCAAGCAGAGGTCTGGCTCGGTGCCCTTTCCCACCTCCATCCATTCTCGGGTGAAAAACCTCTACACATGGAAAAATGTGGCCGAGAGGACCGAAAGG GTGTATGACAGAGTAGCTGGAGAAGAGGTGCTTCCACTGGACAGGAGGTTACGGAGACTCAGGTCTCACTGCGGCCCCGTTGCAGGCTCCCTTTTCGCCCTTTTTGCTGTGCTGgacttcctgttcctgctgcTCCTGCGGTGGTTGGCACCCGACCGGCACATGGACATGGCTGTGGATGCCACAGGCCCAAATGGACTGTGGAAGGAGAATAGGAAGAATAGCGATGCTGGTTGCTAA
- the piga gene encoding phosphatidylinositol N-acetylglucosaminyltransferase subunit A isoform X1: MGQRRKVGSTNTPSSQNESADASKVHSRKHNICMVSDFFYPNMGGVESHIYQLSQCLIEKGHKVVIATHAYGSRKGVRYLTNGLKVYYLPLQVMYNQSTATTCFHSLPLLRCVFVRERITVVHAHSSFSAMAHDALFHAKTLGLNTVFTDHSLFGFADVSSVLTNKLLTVSLCDTNHIVCVSYTSKENTVLRAALNPEIVSVIPNAVDPTDFTPDPSQRPPDRITIVVISRLVYRKGIDLLGGIIPELCLKHPDLHFLIGGEGPKRLVLEEVREKYQLHDRVRLLGALEHKDVRGVLVQGHIFLNTSLTEAFCMAIVEGASCGLQVVSTRVGGIPEVLPEDLITLCEPTVRSLCAGLEKVIAKQRSGSVPFPTSIHSRVKNLYTWKNVAERTERVYDRVAGEEVLPLDRRLRRLRSHCGPVAGSLFALFAVLDFLFLLLLRWLAPDRHMDMAVDATGPNGLWKENRKNSDAGC; the protein is encoded by the exons ATGGGCCAGAGAAGGAAAGTTGGATCTACGAACACTCCCTCATCTCAGAATGAATCTGCAGACGCTTCCAAGGTCCACAGCCGGAAGCACAACATCTGCATGGTGTCGgactttttttatccaaatatgGGAGGAGTAGAAAGTCATATTTACCAGCTGTCTCAGTGTCTGATCGAAAAGGGACACAAGGTGGTAATCGCCACGCACGCCTATGGCAGTAGGAAAGGTGTCCGGTACCTGACCAATGGCCTGAAGGTCTACTACCTGCCCCTGCAGGTGATGTACAACCAGTCCACAGCCACCACCTGCTTCCACAGCCTCCCTCTGCTGCGCTGTGTTTTTGTCAGGGAGCGCATCACTGTGGTGCACGCACACAGCTCCTTCTCTGCAATGGCCCATGATGCACTGTTCCACGCCAAGACGTTGGGCCTGAACACG gtGTTCACTGACCACTCTCTCTTCGGCTTTGCTGACGTCAGTTCCGTGTTGACCAACAAGCTCCTGACCGTGTCGCTGTGTGACACCAACCACATCGTGTGCGTCTCGTACACCAGTAAGGAGAACACGGTTCTGCGGGCAGCACTCAACCCAGAGATTGTGTCCGTTATCCCCAACGCCGTCGACCCCACGGATTTCACCCCGGACCCTTCACAGCGTCCACCCGACCGGATAACAATTGTTGTCATCAGCCGGCTTGTCTACCGTAAAG GAATTGATCTGCTTGGTGGAATAATCCCAGAACTTTGCCTCAAACATCCCGATCTGCATTTCTTAATTGGCGGTGAGGGACCGAAGAGACTCGTGCTGGAGGAAGTGAGAGAAAAATACCAACTTCATGACAG GGTACGTCTGCTCGGTGCCCTGGAACATAAAGACGTGCGAGGCGTCTTGGTTCAAGGTCACATCTTCCTTAACACATCGTTGACCGAGGCCTTCTGCATGGCCATCGTGGAGGGAGCCAGCTGTGGACTGCAG GTGGTGAGCACTCGAGTGGGTGGAATTCCTGAGGTGTTACCTGAGGATCTGATCACACTGTGTGAGCCGACCGTTCGCTCCTTGTGTGCCGGTTTGGAAAAGGTAATTGCCAAGCAGAGGTCTGGCTCGGTGCCCTTTCCCACCTCCATCCATTCTCGGGTGAAAAACCTCTACACATGGAAAAATGTGGCCGAGAGGACCGAAAGG GTGTATGACAGAGTAGCTGGAGAAGAGGTGCTTCCACTGGACAGGAGGTTACGGAGACTCAGGTCTCACTGCGGCCCCGTTGCAGGCTCCCTTTTCGCCCTTTTTGCTGTGCTGgacttcctgttcctgctgcTCCTGCGGTGGTTGGCACCCGACCGGCACATGGACATGGCTGTGGATGCCACAGGCCCAAATGGACTGTGGAAGGAGAATAGGAAGAATAGCGATGCTGGTTGCTAA
- the LOC116722920 gene encoding uncharacterized protein LOC116722920, with protein sequence MGLHHAPLFLVVIFGSFLQTTQDNPPITVESCQHTDVLLECNCSKMAKELKWQKDNKSIYSDNSTMESYTDRIKMFLSESSKNCSILLKNITEGDGGDYKCLFFEGGIYSKNIVTLHVNMNSTQCSVRGTTERVISPSTDRPEEYFAFIIIPALLLFGCIFLLLRKRRNQLHNKQKGEPVARHFFPPLIIRPDMDQEPERQLPLR encoded by the exons atgggaCTGCATCATGCGCCACTTTTTCTTGTCGTAATATTCG GGTCTTTCCTACAAACAACACAAG ATAACCCACCCATTACTGTTGAAAGCTGTCAACATACCGATGTTCTTCTGGAATGCAACTGCTCAAAAATGGCAAAGGAATTAAAGTGGCAAAAAGATAACAAATCAATTTATTCAGATAACAGTACTATGGAGAGCTACACAGACCggattaaaatgtttctaagtGAAAGCTCCAAAAACTGCTCTATCCTTCTGAAGAACATCACAGAAGGGGACGGTGGCGATTacaagtgtcttttttttgaAGGAGGAATATATTCCAAAAACATTGTGACATTAC ACGTCAACATGAACTCAACACAATGTTCAG TTCGTGGAACAACGGAAAGGGTCATAAGTCCTTCCACAGACCGTCCAGAGGAGTATTTTGCATTCATCATCATACCTGCACTTCTGCTCTTTGgctgcatttttcttcttttacg AAAACGAAGGAACCAGCTACATAATAAGCAAAAGGGGGAACCAGTTGCACGTCACTTCTTTCCACCTCTGATCATCAG ACCAGACATGGACCAAGAACCAGAAAGGCAACTTCCTTTGCGCTGA